CAGCCCGAGCCTTGTAATCTCTTTTAAAAATATCGACCTCATTTCACCCTCCCCCTACTCGTATCTGCCTACAAAGCCTAAAAATTTATCCTCAAAACTTGCATTTTGCGTCTTAAAACCGTCGATATCTACAAATCCGTAAGCCATTTTATGATGTTTAAATTCATCTATATTTTTGAAATTTTTTCCGCTTGTATCAAATTCTTTCGGCAGCTTATACACCTTAAAATCCTGCATAAATTCGCTCATCTTGCTTTGAAAAATTCGCCCTCCTCGCTCGACAATCAAAAACTCATCGATCAAATTTTCAAGATCGCTCATTACGTGACTTGTGACGATCACAGTCTTATCCTTGCCGTCAAGATAGTCCTTCAGATAATCGCCAAAAAGCCGCCTATATCCCGCATCAAGCCCCATAGAATAATCGTCAAATATAAGCACTTTGGCATCTTGCGCAAACAGCGAAGCAAGGATAACTTGGGACTTTTGCCCAAAGGACATGGAATTTAGCTTTTGATCCTTACTAAGTTTTAAAAGCTTTGCTAAATCGTTATAAATTTTGCTGTCCCAGCGCGGATAAAACGTGGATAAAAACTCCTCATACTGCGCGATACTTAGATGATCAAAGCTTGTAAATCCCTCAAATAGCAAGGCGATATCGCGCTTGGCCTCGCTGTCAAGGCTGAAGCTATTTTTGCCAAGCACCCTGCACTCACCGCTTTTTGGACGGATATAGCCCATTAGGATATTTATAAGCGTGCTCTTACCCACGCCGTTTCTGCCCAAAATCCCAAACACGCTGCCCTGCTTTACGTTAAAACTCAAATTTTCGTAAATCAGCTTTTTACCGTAAAAATGTGTGACGTTCTTTACTTCGATAGCATTCATAAAAAGCCTTATATAAAATATTACTGAAAATTTTATTACATTATTTATAAGGAGAATCTTAAGAGTTATTATCATAAATATGCTAAAAATTCAGGGCTAAAATTTCGTCCAAGTTTCAATGAAAAACATAGCCATAATGATATTTATTTTTCAAAATAAACTTTTTATAAGCAAAGTTTGGATAAATTTGCCAAATGATCAAGGCAAAGAAACATTTTGGACAAAATTTTTTACACGATCAAAATGTGCTGAACAAAATCATCCAATCGATTCCCAAAGATATGCAAAACATAGTAGAAATTGGGCCTGGCTTAGGTGATTTGACGTCAAAAATTTTGCAAATTTCAGATTCGGTTACGAGCTACGAGATAGACGGCGAGCTTTACGAACTGCTTGAAAAAAAGTTTGCAAAAGAGATCAAAGACGGACGATTAAGACTTTTTTGCGCAGATGCGTTAAGTCGGTGGGACGAAAGCGGTTTGAGTGAGACAGACTACTTTTTAACGGCAAATTTGCCCTACTACGTCGCCACCAAGATGATTTTAAACGCTATCGAAGATGAGAGATGTCGCGGGCTTGTTGTGATGATACAAAAAGAGGTCGCGGTCAAATTTAGCGCCAAAGGCGGTGAGAGCGAATTTAGCGCACTGGCGATTCTAGCTTCGCTTCAAGGTGGCTGCGAGCTACTTTTTGACGTGGCTAGCGAGTGTTTTAACCCGCCTCCAAAGGTAACCTCATCTGTTATAAAGATCCAAAAAAGCAAAAATTTGATAGGCAAAAATGCTGTTTTTAATACCGAATTCGAGTATGAAAAATTTAAAAAATTTCTAAAAACCGCCTTTAGCGCACCGAGAAAGACGCTTAGTAAAAATTTATCGGCAAATTTCGATAAATGCTTGCTGGCTGAAATTTACGGCGAGCTAAATTTGAGCCAAAATTTACGTCCTCATGAGATCGATGTCAATCTTTATCTAAAAATATTTGAAAAATTAAAGGTAAAAGATGAACGAAGACAAAGTTGTAGTCTCCAAAGGAAAGAGCAATAAAAAGCGAAGATTTCGCCCGAAAAACAAAAACAATCAAGGCGAAAACAATGCAGAAATAAGTGCCGAACAAAAAGCCAGCAATAACGTTATAGATAATTTTTTTGCGGCCTCTTTTGACAGAGAAACGCAAAATAAAAGCCACGAAAGCTCCGCTAAACAAAACGGCAAAAAAGCCAACTCAAAGCAGCACAAAAAACAAAATTCTCAAAATGGCGGACAAAATTCTCAAAACAATTCAAAAAACGGCAAGAAAAACGCTGAAAATAAAAATGCTAGCACTCAGCAAAATAACCAAAACGGCTCAAACGATGACACTCAAAAGCCAAAAAAGAGTAAAAAACCGAAAAAAAATTTGCCCGCCAAACTAAACGGCAACGAGCAATGGCAACAAGACATCGCAAGCGCGATAGAGGCGAACAAAGCCACTCATGAGCTTCGCCTTGAACCGCTAAAATATCTAAATTCAAGCGATCACAAAGTCCGTGTAACTCCTCTTGGCGGACTTGGCGAGATCGGCGGAAACATGACGGTGTTTGAGACCGAAACAAGCGCGATAATCGTAGATATCGGCATGAGCTTTCCAAGCGAGAGCATGCACGGAGTTGATATACTCATACCTGACTTTGACTACGTGCGAAAGATAAAAGACAAGATAAAAGGCGTTATCATAACTCATGCGCACGAAGATCACATCGGTGCGGTGCCGTATTTTTACAAAGAGTTTAAATTCCCTATCTACGCCACGCCTCTTCCGCTTGGAATGATAAATAACAAATTTGAAGAGCATGGGCTAAAGCAGGAGCGTTCGCTATTTCGCTCGGTTGAAAAGCGAAAGCCTTATCTGATCGGTGATTTTGAAGTGGAGTGGATACATATAACTCACTCGATTATCGACTCATCCGCACTTGCTATCACGACAAAGGCGGGTACGATCTTGCACACGGGTGACTTTAAGATAGATCACACGCCCATAGACGGTTATCCGACCGACTTAGGACGTATCGCATACTACGGCGAGCGAGGCGTGCTGTGCTTGATGAGTGATAGCACAAACAGCTATAGAGAAGGTATCACAAAGAGCGAAAGCAGCGTAGGAAAGACCTTTGACGCGATATTTGCCAAATCCAAAGGGCGCGTGATAATGAGCACATTTAGCTCAAACATCCACCGCGTATATCAGGCTATCGAGTGGGGGCTTAAATATAACCGCAAAGTCTGCGTCATCGGCAGAAGCATGGAGCGAAACTTATACACGGCAATGGAGCTAGGCTACGTAAAGCTTGATAAGAAAATTTTCATAGACGCAAATGAAGTCGGCAAATACAAAGACAACGAGGTGCTAATCGTAACCACCGGTAGCCAAGGCGAAACGATGAGCGCGCTATATCGCATGGCGACCGATGAGCATAAATATATAAAAATCAAGCCGACCGATCAGATCATAATAAGCTCTAAAGCGATCCCTGGAAATGAAGGAAGCGTATCGACGGTGCTAAATTTCTTAATAAAATCAGGCGCAAGCGTAGCGTATCAGGATTTTAGCGAAATTCACGTAAGCGGACACGCCGCGCAAGAGGAGCAAAAGCTCATGATCCGCCTAACCAAGCCTAAATTTTTCCTTCCGGTTCACGGTGAATACAACCACATCGCAAAACACAAAGAGACAGCCATAAGCTGCGGAGTGGACGAGCGAAACATATATCTTATGAGTGATGGCGATCAGGTTGAAATTTGCCAAAAATACATGAAACGAGCAAAAACCGTTAAGACCGGTAAAGTCTTTATAGATAATCAAATCAACAAGCAAATTTCAGACGATGTCATTATCGACCGCCAAAATTTAGCAGAAGCGGGCGTAGTCATGATCATCGCTCAAATTTCACGCCACAGCCAAAAGCTCATAAACAAACCGCGCGTAGTTAGCTACGGTCTTGTTGCAGACAAGCAAGACGGGGAATTTAGCAAAGAGATGGAAGAGGTGCTCGTGCAGTTTTTAAGCAACGTAAAAGAGGAGCTGCTAAAAGACAGCCGCATGCTTGAAAGCCAGGTGCGCCAAGTGATAAGAAAGCATATATTTAGAAAAGTGAAAAAATACCCGACTATCGTTCCGATAATTTATTTGATGTAAGGTTTAAAATGCAAGATATGATACAAATCGCAAGCGAAGTGCTGAAAGAAGAGGCCGCCGAGCTCATTCGTCAGGCTAACAAGCTTGGAAGCGAGATAGATGAGGCGGTAAATTTGATGTATAACGCCAAAGGCAAGGTTATCGTAACGGGAGTCGGCAAAAGCGGTCATATCGGCGCTAAGATAGCTGCCACGCTTGCAAGCACGGGCACGCCAAGCTTTTTTATACACCCGACCGAAGCGATGCACGGCGACCTTGGTATGATAGATGAAAATGACGTTGTTTTGGCGATAAGCTTTAGCGGTGAGAGTGATGAGCTCGTTCGAATTTTGCCGCATATCAAGCGATTTGACATCAAGATAATCGGCATGGCAAAGAGCAAGGAAAGTAGCCTTGGCAAATTTAGCGACGCGCTTTTAAATTTAGACATCATCAAAGAGGCCTGCCCGCTAAATATCGCTCCGACAACATCAACCACGCTAACTTTAGCACTTGGCGACGCGCTTGCGGTTTGCCTGATGAGAAAAAGAGAATTTAGGCAAGAGGATTTTGCAAATTTCCACCCGGGCGGAAGCCTTGGAAAAAGGCTATTTGTCAAGGTCAAAGACGTGATGAAAACGCAAAATTTACCGATCATAAAAGATGACGTTAGTTTAAAAACCGCGATTGATGCGATGACTCACGGCAAGCTTGGCAATGTACTGCTGGTTGATGGCGAGGGCAAATTAAAAGCCGTTTTAAGCGACGGGGACTTACGTAGAGCGCTCATGAGCGAGAGTTTTGACATCAACGAAAAAGCGATAACTTACGCAACTAAAACACCAAAAACACTAACAAACAAAGAGATGTTAGCAATAGATTCGCTAAGGCTGATTGAAGAGTATAAGATCCAAATTTTAGTAGTGCTTGACGAGGGCGAAAGACCGATCGGAGTGCTACACATACACGATTTATCGAGCTTGGGGCTATGATGGAAAATTCAAAAATGAGACTAAATAAATTCATCTCGCACAACACAAGCTACTCGCGCCGAGAGGCTGACGAATTAATCAAAAACGGCAAAGTTAGCGTAAATAACCGAGTTGTTAGCGAGCTTGCCACAAGCGTTAGCGATAAAGATAAAGTTAAGCTAAACGGTCGCCCGGTGAAGCTTAAAAAGGATTTTACAGTGATCGTCTATCACAAACAAAAGGGCGAGCTCGTTAGCAAAAAAGATGATCGCGGACGAAAGACGATATATGATAGCTTGCCGCGAAATTTTGCTAAATTTGTAAGCGTTGGCAGGCTTGATTATGCGAGCGAAGGGCTTTTGCTGCTAACTGACGCGCCTGCAATCGCAACTGCGCTCATGGAAAGCGACATAGAAAGAATGTACTATCTAAAAGTGAAAGGCGAAGTAGGGCAGGAGGTGATAACCGCGATGCAAGAGGGCTTTTTCGCCGCAGACGCAACCAAAGGCGCACATGCTAAAACCGAGATCAAATCAATGGAATTTAAGCCTTTTTTAGCGTATAAAATTTTTGGCTCAAGCGGAGGATACACAAAGCTAAAAGTCATCATAAACGAGGGTAAAAACCGAGAGCTAAGAAGATTTTTTGGATATTTTGATCTTGAAGTTATGGATCTGAAGCGCGTTAGTTTCGGGCGAGTTGATCTTGGTATGCTAAAGCCCGGCAAATGGCGCTACTTTGAAAACAGCGAATACGAAGATCTAAGGGATTTTTTAAAAACCAACAAAATTCGCTACTAAATTTAGCCGACCTCTTCGGCTAAATTCTTAAATTTCACACTACATAACACTTCTTTTATTACAATTTTGCAAATTTTAAAAAATAGGACAAACATGCAAAATTTAATTCACAAATTTATCAGTTCGGAATTCGAGATCAAATTCGCAAGATTTGCGCTCATCTTAGTGCTGTTTTTATTTGGCAACTACAAATGGTTTGAGTTTGAAGTAGAGCTTTTAAAGCCGATCATCTCGGGCACTTGGCTAAATTTTCTCTATACTATTTTCGGCTTTCACGGAGCAAGCTATTTTTTAGGCATTGTTGAAAGTATCGCCTACATAGCCCTTGCGGTTGGATATAAAAAGCCAAAAGCTGGAGTTTTAGGTTCACTTATCGTTATCATGACGGGGTTTACCACACTTAGCCTTATGCCACAACTTGGCAAGCCAGATGGCTTCATACTAAAAGATATTTTCATGGTTGCACTTGGGTTTATCATCCTAAAATACGATCTAATCAGAATACAAAAAGCTCGCAACCAAGCCTCGCTAGTCTAAATTTACACTTTCAAACTCGCACGATAAATAAACCTAATCGCTAAAAAGCTGTGCGGGTTAATAAATCAAATTTGGCTTTTAATTTCAGCAAATTTCATCCTTGACAAACTATTTTTAAAGTTATATACTTGCTCAAATGAATAATTGTTCATATATAAAGGCAAAAAGATGCAAGAAAATATACAAAACAACGATTTACAAGCGGTTTGTGAAAGCACGATCATACATCAAGATGTGATAGAAAAAGTAAGAAACGAGCTGAAAAGCGAAGAAATCTTATACGATCTTGGCGATTTTTTTAAAATTTTAGGCGACACGACGAGGATAAAAATTTTAAGCGCACTATCCAAATCGCAAATGTGTGTCTGCGATATCGCGGCACTTTTTGGCATGAGCCACTCGGCCATCTCGCATCAACTTAGAGTGCTTAAGCAAGGAAGGTTAGTTAAACACAAAAAGCAGGGCAAGGTGGTTTATTATTCGCTTGATGACGAACACGTAAAAAGTATCATCGAACAAGGGCTTACACACATCATGGAGAGATAAAATGAGCACCAAGATAACTCTATCGCTTGAAAATTTAACTTGCGCTAATTGCGCTGCGAAGATCGAAGCAAAAATAGCAAAAATGCACGGTATCAAAGAGGCGAATTTAGACTTTTTGGGGCAAAAAATTTCAATAACAAGCGACAAAAAAATAAATACAAATGAGTTTATCAAAGAAATTCAAGCTCTCGTTGACAGCATAGAAGACGGCGTTATAGTCACTCAATACAAACAAAAAAACACTTCACACAATCACGAAAATAGCAATGTAAAAAATATAATCACGAAAATTGTCATAGGAGGAGTACTCTTTGTCATTGCGCTTACGGCTTCTGCTAGCGAAACGCTTAAATTTGCACTATTTTTAGCAAGCTACTTGATCATCGGCTGGAGCGTGCTTGTAAGCGCTGCTAAAAACATCATAAAAGGACGAGTGTTTGACGAAAATTTCCTCATGGGTATAGCTACGCTTGGAGCATTTGCCATCAAAGAGTACCCAGAAGCCGTTGCTGTCATGCTCTTTTATCAGATAGGCGAGCTCTTTCAGGAGATGGCAGTAAACAAATCGCGCAGATCGATCGCCTCGCTTATGGATATAAGGCCCGATTTTGCAAATTTAAAGCTTGGCGCACAGATACAAAAAGTCTCGCCCGAAAGCGTTAAAGTGGGCGATTTCATCGTCGTAAAACCGGGCGAAAAGGTGCCACTTGACGGAGAGATCATAGAGGGATTTTCGACATTTGACACCTCCGCACTAACAGGAGAATCCTTGCCAAAAGAGATCGGCATAGGTGAAAACGCGCTAAGCGGCTACATAAACAAAAGCGCGCTAGTAACGATAAAAGTAAGCAAAATTTTCGCCGAATCAACGGTCTCAAAGATACTTGATCTCGTGCAAAATGCAAGCTCCAAAAAGTCAAAAACGGAAAATTTCATCACAAAATTTGCAAGGTATTACACTCCCGCAGTCGTTCTCGTCGCGCTTATGCTTGCATTTATCCCGCCGATTATCTTTAACGAAGAGCTATCAGCCTGGGTCTATAAAGCGCTTGTATTTTTAGTTATCTCATGCCCTTGCGCGCTAGTTGTCTCCATCCCGCTTGGGTTTTTTGGCGGTATCGGTGGCGCTTCAAAGCACGGCATACTCATTAAGGGCGCAAACTATCTGGAAGCATTAAACAGCGTTGATACAGTCGTTTTCGATAAGACAGGAACGCTTACAAAAGGAATTTTTAAAGTAAGCAAGATCAAGCTATGCAGCAAAAATTCACAAATAAAAAGCAAAGAAGAGCTACTAAGGCTAGCAGCCCATGCGGAGTTTTTCTCTACTCATCCGATCGCAAATTCCATCGTAAAAGAATACGAAAGTAGGGAAGGCAAAATCAATGAACAAGATATCTTAAAATTTGAAGAAGTGGCAGGGCATGGCATAAAAGCAAGCATAAACGGCAAGGATATAATTGCTGGCAATGCCAAATTTATGACTCTTCAAGGAGTTAAATTTGAGGCTTCAAATGAGCTTGGTACAGTGGTTTACATGGCTATAAACGGCGAATTTGCAGGCAAATTTATAATAACCGATGAGTTAAAAACAGATGCCAAAGAGGCGATTTTAAAGATCAAAAATGAGGGCATAAAAGACACCGTAATACTAACAGGAGACAGCAAGGAGATCGCACAAGATGTCGCGGATAAACTTGGCATCAGGCAAGTTTTTGCAGAGCTTTTGCCGACACAAAAAGTCGAAAAACTAGAAGAAATTTTAGCTCAAAAAGCAGGGCAGGGCAAAGTGATGTTCGTAGGAGACGGCATAAACGATGCGCCGGTGCTTGCAAGAGCCGACGTGGGCGTAGCTATGGGTGGAGTCGGAAGCGATGCGGCGATAGAGGCTGCCGATATCGTCATAATGAACGATGAGCCTTCAAAGATAGCAACCGCGCTTAAAATCGCCAAAAAAACACGTGCGATCGTTTGGCAAAACATCATCTTCGCACTCGGCGTAAAAGCCGCCATCATGATAATGGGAGCCTTAGGATACGCAACGATGTGGGAAGCCGTGTTTGGCGATGTAGGCGTGGCGCTTATAGCGATACTAAATTCCGTTAGGGCGATGAGGTGAAATAAAATTTTATCTCATATATCTTGCTTTAAGATTTTTCATCCTAAAATCTCTAAAATATAATTAGATAAATTTAAGAAGCTGTTTAAAGATAAGGCTTTGTTAAATTTAACCGAGGCAAGAGTTTGAAATCCGTACTAGAGATAATTAAAATCGCAGAAATTCCAAAGCCGATCGTAATAATATGCTTTTTAATGGCTATCGTATCATCGTTTTTTGCCGTCATTCTGGCTCAATTTTTCGGCTTTGCAATAAGCGCGATATCTAATGGCGCAAATAATGGCTTGATATATGATCTCATCACAAACCACAAATTTAGAGCCAAGCAGCTATAATCTAGCAATTGCGGGCATTGTTTTATTTTTTGTCTCATCAATCGTATATATTTTATTTAGAAATTTTTTCTGCTATATAGTCGTCATCATCGCGCAAAAAATCATAATAAACGTTAGAAAAAGCTGTTTATCAAGCTAACTAATATCGATTTTAAAGAGATCATTAAGATGTCAAAAGGAGATGTGATCTACACTTTGATGAATGATACTCAAAGGCTTGAATACATCTTTGAAAGACCGTTTTATACGATTTTTAGCGATATTTTTGATTTTATTTTCGTAGTAGGATTTTTGCTATACATTGAGCCTGTAGTCTTACTGATCCTACTTATCACAACACCTTTTATATATATTTTTAGCATAAAGACAGCTAGGATCCAAAAACAAACATCGGACAACACTCAAAAAGCGGATTCTAAAATAACCGTTAGTATAGAGCAGCTTCTTAGCGGATATGAAACTATCAAGTCATTTAATGCCGAAGCTAAAGAGCAAGAACGCTTCAACAAACTATCCGATGAGTCATACAAAAATAGAAAAGCAGGAACCAAAAGCCTTTCTATATTTATGCCTATTGAAGCGACTTTAAGCACTATAGGAATCGCCTTAGTGCTTTTATATGCCGTGTATCAAGTTAGTAATCATGCTCTTGCAGTCGGTATGATAGTTGTTATAGCCGACTATTCACGCAAATTTTATCAACCAATTAGAAACATCTCTAATTATTTGCAAGTCATTCAAAAAGCACTTGTTTCGATAGGCAAAATAATAGAATTTTTAACCATAAAAGAAGAGGCACAAACCGGCTCACTTAAAAATATAAAGATGTCCCTGTAGTAGTAAATAATTTAAAAATTTATTTAGATGAAGTAGAGTTAGTAAAAGAAATTTCGTTTAAATGCCATAAAGATGAGTTGATCCTGATAAAGGGCCGTAGCGGAAGCGGTAAAACATCGATCATTAGGGCGTTTGTGGGGCTTTATAAAGTCTCAAATGGTATGATTTATATTAACGGAATAGACATAAATTCTTACTCTAATAAAGAGCTAAGAGCGGCTATATCTTATTGCGGTCAAAGGACATTTTTGCATGATGATACGATTATTAATAATATCTTATATCCAAATTCAAGTTGTGATTTAAACAGCGTTTTGGCTTATTTGGAGAAATTAAATTTGAAGCACTTAAACATCGACGAAACGATAGGAGATGATGGCAATAAACTCTCAGGCGGAGAGAAATCAAGAGTGGCATTTCTAAGAGCCGTTATGAAAAACTCTAAAATTTTACTCTTAGATGAAGCTACTTCGGCACTAGACAAAGATAATGAAAATATCGTGATTGATCTATTGCAAGAGCTTAAACAAGATGGCTGGGCTATTATATTTTGCACGCATAGTGATAACGAAAGACTGATTAATATAGCGGATAAAGTGGTGTGTATGGATGAGTGTTGATTATAATTTAAAAATGGTGGGTTAAGCGATACCATAATATACCACTTAAATAACGTTTTTATAGCTATTCTAAAGCATTAAATATTCTTACATATTCGATAACATACTCAATAAATAAGACGTAAATCTAGTAAAATATTAATTATTTTTTTTAAGAAAATCAACATAAAAAAATGAGTTATGAAAAGTTTAGTTTTCAATATAAAGTATTTGTAATGCCGTATTTAATGGCTTTTTGTTTAGTAAAAATATCTGTTTTTAAGTTTCGTTAGCTTAAAGTAGGTGTTTTGGTTTAAGATTTGATATGTTTCACAACTTTTTCAGCTCGAAACTTAATTAAGGTTAAAATGTGAAACCTCATCGTTTTTTAGTTTCACGACTTCCACTCATTGGCTTTATAAACCCCTAAAAGATAAATAACCTCATCATCTATCATATAAGGGATTATGTAGCCTCTAAATATAAGTTCTCTTTTGTTTTGGGTTATGGTTCTACCCATTAATGGGTTTGCTTCTAATAGCTCTACATTATCAAGCATTTTTTTAATAAACTCAATAGCCCTGTTTTTGCTATCCTTTGCGATAAAATCAAAAACTGCCTTAAGTTCATTGTTAAAGCGTTCCGTGCGCCTAATTACCATTTAGCAACCTCATCTCTTATCCCTTTTAAAGGGTAGGTGTCAAGCTTTCCGCTTTTTATCGCCTCAATGTCCGCTTCATATTCACTAAATCTTGATTGATATTCGGCTTCATCCGTTATACTCTCTAGCTTCTTGTTTGTTGCTTCTGCCAATGCCTTGCTTATGGCTAATATCTGGTTAATTAGTGCCTCATCTGCTCTTAATGTGATGGTTTTCATAATTAGCCCCTTTGTCGTTTGTCATATTCTAACCGCTAAAGGCTTATGAAATTATTAGCCTGATTTTTTCTTGAATGTATTATTGATGATTAGTTTTTTTGTTAATTATCGCGTAGGCTTCTCTTATTCTTGCCCTTAGTCTTTTATTGCATTCTCGTTGAAGTTTTAAAGCTATTTGTAGTTCGTTATTTTCATTGATTACCGATTTGCCTTTTAATTCAGTAACAAACTCTTTTATTTTTTTGATATTGTATGCGCTAGTCTGGATTATTATACGTGGCATTTATCTCCAAGTCAAAGAAACAACAATACTAGAGATAGCCCAAATAAAGATAATCAAGGTTATTAGCTCAATCATTTTAGCCTTTCGGGTCCTTTGTAGTTAGTAGGGTTTGCAGGGGTCGGCAGAGCCCCGAAAGAAAATTCTCACTCAAATTTTTAAAATTTTTCCACACTTTGGCAAGGTTTGCGACTAGTCGCAATTTTACTTAAAGTGTGTATTTTTGTCAAGTTGCATAATTATTTATATTCCAAAGTCTGCAAACTTATTTTTAGCATTTTAGCCTTATTAAAAACCGCCTGAAATGCTAAATGCTCGGCTGATACCAAGCATAAGATTATCGCCCTTATGCCGACGCTTCCCTTATCTATCTTTTAAAAGCCGTTCGGGTCTTTCGCCCTTTAAAGGCAAAACAGGCTTAATCAAAAGGGGGTAGATTAAACCTACACCCTTTTTGTTAAACCTATTCAGTCGATGAGGTCGGTAGTAGCGACGCCATCTGTTAAACCTATCTAGCTTGACTTAATCCTCCGTGCCACTTATATGAGCCTTTAGGCTTTGCTTGCTCTAGCTTGTCGATTAGTCCTTTTAGGTGTTCGTTTTGCTTCTCTAGGTATTCGCACTCTTTAGCAAAGTAGTTAAAGGCACAATAAGCCTGATAGCCTGCTTGGTATGTGGCTTCTAGTTCATTTAACCCTTTTGCTTCTCTTTTTGCTATCTCGTAGGCAAATTTAGCCTTTGCGCTCTTATCTTTTTGCATAGCGTTAATGTATTTAGTTTGTTTTGTCATTGTCTTCCCCTAATACGTATCTATCGATAAAGTGTATTATTTCGCCTTGCATGCGTTCAACCTCTTGTATAAATATCTTGGTAAATATTTTCAAGTTCTCAACTTCAATATTTTGATTTACTATCCGCATAAATTCCTTTTGGGTTTCTAGCTCCTGCAGGTATTCACTCGTTTTAATAATAAGCTCGCTCGGTGCTTCGTTGTAATCCTTTTTGGCTTCAAACTCTTTTGCCATTGCTCCGGCTGTTAGCTTTGCCTTTTCTTTATCCGTCTTTAGTAGCTCTCTAATATTAAAAGCTTTATTGTTAGCTTTTAAAATTTCCTTACTTGCCTGATAAAAATGCTCTTTACTCATCGCTTATCCTTTTAAATGATTTCACAAAGATAATAAAGTCTTTAATTGTTAAGCCCTCTTGGCTACCGATAATGGATTGATAAAATTTAAACTC
This Campylobacter sp. RM16189 DNA region includes the following protein-coding sequences:
- a CDS encoding heavy metal translocating P-type ATPase, which translates into the protein MSTKITLSLENLTCANCAAKIEAKIAKMHGIKEANLDFLGQKISITSDKKINTNEFIKEIQALVDSIEDGVIVTQYKQKNTSHNHENSNVKNIITKIVIGGVLFVIALTASASETLKFALFLASYLIIGWSVLVSAAKNIIKGRVFDENFLMGIATLGAFAIKEYPEAVAVMLFYQIGELFQEMAVNKSRRSIASLMDIRPDFANLKLGAQIQKVSPESVKVGDFIVVKPGEKVPLDGEIIEGFSTFDTSALTGESLPKEIGIGENALSGYINKSALVTIKVSKIFAESTVSKILDLVQNASSKKSKTENFITKFARYYTPAVVLVALMLAFIPPIIFNEELSAWVYKALVFLVISCPCALVVSIPLGFFGGIGGASKHGILIKGANYLEALNSVDTVVFDKTGTLTKGIFKVSKIKLCSKNSQIKSKEELLRLAAHAEFFSTHPIANSIVKEYESREGKINEQDILKFEEVAGHGIKASINGKDIIAGNAKFMTLQGVKFEASNELGTVVYMAINGEFAGKFIITDELKTDAKEAILKIKNEGIKDTVILTGDSKEIAQDVADKLGIRQVFAELLPTQKVEKLEEILAQKAGQGKVMFVGDGINDAPVLARADVGVAMGGVGSDAAIEAADIVIMNDEPSKIATALKIAKKTRAIVWQNIIFALGVKAAIMIMGALGYATMWEAVFGDVGVALIAILNSVRAMR
- a CDS encoding ABC transporter ATP-binding protein; translation: MKLTNIDFKEIIKMSKGDVIYTLMNDTQRLEYIFERPFYTIFSDIFDFIFVVGFLLYIEPVVLLILLITTPFIYIFSIKTARIQKQTSDNTQKADSKITVSIEQLLSGYETIKSFNAEAKEQERFNKLSDESYKNRKAGTKSLSIFMPIEATLSTIGIALVLLYAVYQVSNHALAVGMIVVIADYSRKFYQPIRNISNYLQVIQKALVSIGKIIEFLTIKEEAQTGSLKNIKMSL
- a CDS encoding ABC transporter ATP-binding protein; the protein is MSFKCHKDELILIKGRSGSGKTSIIRAFVGLYKVSNGMIYINGIDINSYSNKELRAAISYCGQRTFLHDDTIINNILYPNSSCDLNSVLAYLEKLNLKHLNIDETIGDDGNKLSGGEKSRVAFLRAVMKNSKILLLDEATSALDKDNENIVIDLLQELKQDGWAIIFCTHSDNERLINIADKVVCMDEC
- a CDS encoding type II toxin-antitoxin system RelE/ParE family toxin, yielding MVIRRTERFNNELKAVFDFIAKDSKNRAIEFIKKMLDNVELLEANPLMGRTITQNKRELIFRGYIIPYMIDDEVIYLLGVYKANEWKS
- a CDS encoding DNA/RNA nuclease SfsA, giving the protein MTKQTKYINAMQKDKSAKAKFAYEIAKREAKGLNELEATYQAGYQAYCAFNYFAKECEYLEKQNEHLKGLIDKLEQAKPKGSYKWHGGLSQAR